The Mus musculus strain C57BL/6J chromosome 2, GRCm38.p6 C57BL/6J genome has a window encoding:
- the Gm14391 gene encoding KRAB box and zinc finger, C2H2 type domain containing isoform 2 (isoform 2 is encoded by transcript variant 2) has translation MDLVTYDDVQVNFTQDEWALLDPSQKSLYKDVMLETYRNLTAIGYIWEEHTIEDHFQTSRSHGSNKKTH, from the exons ATG GATTTAGTCACCTATGATGACGTGCAGgtgaacttcactcaggatgagtgggctttgctggatccttctcagaagagtctctacaaagatgtgatgctagagacctataggaatctcacagctatag GTTACATTTGGGAAGAACATACGATTGAAGACCATTTTCAAACttctagaagtcatggaag CAACAAGAAAACCCACTGA
- the Gm14391 gene encoding KRAB box and zinc finger, C2H2 type domain containing isoform X1: MDLVTYDDVQVNFTQDEWALLDPSQKSLYKDVMLETYRNLTAIGYIWEEHTIEDHFQTSRSHGRHERSCSAEQPSEFIQCGKAFAYESGRQRHQIKHNGEKHHDCNQCGKDFRTWNVLQIHKRTHTGEKPYDCKQCGKVFARSCHLQIHNRTHAGEKQYECNQCGKALKRRSDLQIHKRTHTGEKPYECNQCGKAFASSGDLQQHKRTHTGEKPYECKQCGKAFSECSHLRIHKRTHTGEKPYECKQCGKAFAHSSHLHKHERTHTGDKPYECNQCGKAFAVIYTLQMHKRTHTGDKPYECNQCGKAFAVIYTLQMHKRTHTGDKPYECNQCGKAFAVIYTLQRHKQTHTGEKPYKCKQCGKAFTRSCHLRIHKRTHTGEKPYECNQCGKAFARSGDLQKHKRTHTGEKPYECKQCGKAFAHSSHLHKHERTHTGDKPYECNQCGKAFAESSTLQIHNRTHTGEKPYECNQCGKAFITRRVLQIHKRTHTGEKPYECKQCGKAFASSSDLQKHKRTHSGAKPYECKQCGKAFAQSSHLRIHKQTHTGERPYECN, from the exons ATG GATTTAGTCACCTATGATGACGTGCAGgtgaacttcactcaggatgagtgggctttgctggatccttctcagaagagtctctacaaagatgtgatgctagagacctataggaatctcacagctatag GTTACATTTGGGAAGAACATACGATTGAAGACCATTTTCAAACttctagaagtcatggaag gcatgaaagaagttgtTCTGCAGAGCAACCCTCTGAgtttattcaatgtggtaaagcctttgcatatgagAGTGGTAGACAAAGGCATCAAATTAAACATAATGGagagaaacaccatgactgtaaccaatgtggtaaggACTTTAGAACATGGAATGTCCtgcaaatacataagcgaacacatacaggagagaaaccctatgactgtaaacaatgtggtaaagtctttgcaAGAAGCTgtcatctccaaatacataatcgaacacatgcaggagagaaacagtatgaatgtaaccaatgtggtaaagctttgaAAAGAAGGAGTGACCTCCAaatccataagcgaacacatacaggagagaaaccctatgaatgtaaccaatgtggaaaagcctttgcaagtagtggtgacctccaacaacataaacgaacacatacaggagagaaaccctatgaatgtaaacaatgtggtaaagccttttcagaatgcagtcatctccgaatacataagcgaacacatacaggagagaaaccctatgaatgtaaacaatgtggtaaagcctttgcacatagcagTCATCTCCACAAACatgagcgaacacatacaggagacaaaccctatgaatgtaaccaatgtggtaaagcctttgcagtaatctatactctccaaatgcataagcgaacacatacaggagacaaaccctatgaatgtaaccaatgtggtaaagcctttgcagtaatctatactctccaaatgcataagcgaacacatacaggagacaaaccctatgaatgtaaccaatgtggtaaagcctttgcagtaaTCTATACTCTCCAAAGgcataagcaaacacatacaggagagaaaccctataaatgtaaacaatgtggtaaagcctttacaagaagctgtcatctccgaatacataagcgaacacatacaggagagaaaccctatgaatgtaaccaatgtggaaaagcctttgcaagaagtggtgacctccaaaaacataaacgaacacatacaggagagaaaccctatgaatgtaaacaatgtggtaaagcctttgcacatagcagTCATCTCCACAAACatgagcgaacacatacaggagacaaaccctatgaatgtaaccaatgtggtaaagcctttgcagaaagcagtactctccaaatccataaccgaacacatacaggagagaaaccctatgaatgtaaccaatgtggtaaagcttttataaCAAGGAGAGtcctccaaatacataagcgaacacataccggagagaaaccatatgaatgtaaacaatgtggtaaagccttcgCAAGCAGTAGtgacctccaaaaacataaacgaacACATTCAGGAgcgaaaccctatgaatgtaaacaatgtggtaaagcttttgcacaaagcagtcatctccgaatacataagcaaacacatacaggagagagaccctatgaatgtaactag